A single genomic interval of Nocardia bhagyanarayanae harbors:
- a CDS encoding metal-dependent hydrolase, whose amino-acid sequence MKLLRRAHRRPETDPGEVALNARNVRFDWADTPLHWMPEEPIASHLINSLNLLLPEGERMFCAAYAEALPYVKDEKLREAMLGFIGQESMHAETHDKVLHEVLAANGIDPAPYVRQAEYLFRKTLGPKDAEGIAQRQLMVERLAFIACLEHFFAFLGDWVLNADLEKFGADPRVADLFRWHGAEEVEHRHVAHDVAVYFGAGYVRRSALMVLVFPIFISLVVRGTKFMVQQDPALPDLGYPRLIKRVFGAMWRGSLPGVPSLLWSALSTFKPGYNPETVGSTAQAVAYLAASPAARAVAS is encoded by the coding sequence ATGAAGCTACTTCGCAGGGCTCACCGGCGACCGGAGACCGACCCGGGCGAGGTGGCCCTCAACGCACGCAATGTCCGGTTCGACTGGGCCGACACTCCGCTGCACTGGATGCCCGAGGAGCCGATCGCCTCGCATCTGATCAACTCGCTGAATCTGCTGCTGCCCGAGGGCGAACGCATGTTCTGCGCCGCGTACGCCGAGGCGCTGCCCTACGTCAAGGACGAGAAGCTTCGCGAGGCCATGCTCGGCTTCATCGGTCAGGAATCGATGCACGCCGAGACTCACGACAAGGTGTTGCACGAGGTGCTCGCGGCCAACGGCATCGACCCGGCACCCTATGTGCGGCAAGCCGAATACCTGTTCCGCAAGACCCTCGGACCCAAGGACGCCGAGGGCATCGCGCAGCGCCAGCTCATGGTCGAGCGGCTGGCGTTCATCGCCTGCCTCGAGCACTTCTTCGCTTTCCTCGGCGACTGGGTGCTCAACGCCGACCTGGAGAAGTTCGGGGCGGACCCGCGGGTGGCCGACCTCTTCCGCTGGCACGGCGCTGAGGAAGTGGAGCACCGGCATGTCGCCCACGACGTGGCGGTGTACTTCGGCGCGGGATACGTCCGCAGGTCGGCGCTGATGGTGCTGGTGTTCCCGATCTTCATCTCGCTGGTCGTGCGCGGCACCAAGTTCATGGTCCAGCAGGACCCCGCGCTGCCCGATCTCGGCTATCCGCGGCTTATCAAGCGGGTTTTCGGCGCCATGTGGCGCGGTTCCCTGCCCGGCGTACCGTCGCTGCTGTGGAGCGCGCTGTCGACGTTCAAGCCCGGCTACAACCCGGAGACTGTCGGCTCCACCGCGCAGGCGGTGGCGTACCTGGCCGCCTCTCCCGCGGCGCGCGCGGTCGCCTCGTGA